From the genome of Duffyella gerundensis, one region includes:
- the atpE gene encoding F0F1 ATP synthase subunit C, with translation MENLNMDLLYMAAAVMMGLAAIGAAIGIGILGGKFLEGAARQPDLIPLLRTQFFVVMGLVDAIPMIAVGLGLYVMFAVAG, from the coding sequence ATGGAAAACCTGAATATGGATCTGCTGTACATGGCTGCCGCTGTGATGATGGGCCTGGCGGCAATCGGTGCTGCGATCGGTATCGGCATCCTCGGAGGTAAATTCCTGGAAGGCGCCGCGCGTCAACCGGATCTGATTCCTCTGCTGCGTACGCAGTTCTTTGTTGTGATGGGTCTGGTGGATGCAATCCCGATGATCGCTGTTGGTCTGGGTCTCTACGTGATGTTCGCTGTCGCTGGATGA
- the atpF gene encoding F0F1 ATP synthase subunit B: protein MNINATILGQAIAFILFVAFCMKYVWPPIMAAIEKRQKEIAEGLASAERAKKDLDLAQANATDQLKKAKEEAQVIIEQANKRRAQILDEVKAEAEQERNKILTQAQAEIDAERKRAREELRKQVAMLAVAGAEKIIERSVDEAANSDIVDKLVAEL, encoded by the coding sequence GTGAACATTAACGCAACAATCCTCGGCCAGGCTATCGCGTTCATCCTGTTTGTCGCGTTCTGCATGAAGTACGTATGGCCGCCGATTATGGCTGCTATCGAAAAGCGCCAGAAAGAAATTGCTGAAGGCCTTGCTTCCGCCGAACGTGCCAAAAAAGATCTGGATCTCGCGCAGGCTAATGCGACCGACCAGCTGAAAAAAGCGAAAGAAGAAGCTCAGGTCATTATCGAGCAGGCAAATAAACGTCGTGCACAGATTTTGGACGAAGTGAAAGCGGAAGCTGAGCAGGAACGTAACAAGATCCTCACGCAAGCGCAGGCAGAAATTGATGCTGAGCGTAAACGTGCTCGTGAAGAGTTACGTAAGCAAGTCGCGATGCTGGCTGTGGCCGGCGCCGAGAAAATCATCGAACGTTCCGTGGATGAAGCTGCTAACAGCGACATCGTTGATAAACTGGTCGCTGAACTGTAA